In Cicer arietinum cultivar CDC Frontier isolate Library 1 chromosome 7, Cicar.CDCFrontier_v2.0, whole genome shotgun sequence, a single window of DNA contains:
- the LOC101514185 gene encoding probable serine/threonine-protein kinase PIX13 isoform X2, protein MGNCNCLSLQPDDNPAPASETNNLSGRSIRLSAGLSNLRLIQNGNSTSLGRSSNSGRNSRLFSSSNNHSTGNNTSTSFWGSENSQASRVRDDEEFPYGQILDAANLKVFTLAELKEATKNFRLDSVLGEGGFGRVFKGLIKKSSGSKRGEGLTIAIKKLNSESRQGVAEWQSEVNFLGRLSHPNLVKLLGFGREDGELFLVYEFMHRGSLDNHLFGRGSNVRPLSWDRRLKVMIGAARGLNFLHSLEKKIIYRDFKPSNILLDKAYTSKLSDFGLARSVPSDDHTHVSTQVVGTCGYAAPEYIRTGLIIEIKCSNCNQDFQNSNKKSYSIHEFTIIVVISVYTAVIRTTHLESRGAVVQCCCQPVMIWCVVWSFSPWRVVPRFQICSPIFTVAILLHVEFL, encoded by the exons ATGGGGAACTGTAACTGTTTGAGTCTTCAACCAGACGACAATCCCGCCCCTGCCTCTGAAACCAACAATCTATCAG GGAGAAGTATTCGGTTATCTGCTGGTCTCAGCAACTTGAGATTGATACAGAATGGCAATTCCACATCTCTTGGGCGTAGCAGCAACTCTGGAAGAAATAGCAGACTATTTAGTAGTAGTAATAATCACTCAACAGGCAATAATACAAGTACATCCTTTTGGGGCTCTGAGAATAGTCAGGCCTCTCGAGTAAGAGATGATGAGGAGTTCCCTTATGGGCAGATCTTGGATGCGGCAAACTTGAAAGTTTTTACTTTGGCAGAACTGAAGGAAGCCACTAAAAATTTCCGTCTTGACAGTGTGTTAGGAGAGGGTGGGTTCGGTAGAGTATTCAAGGGTTTGATTAAGAAGAGTTCGGGATCAAAAAGAGGTGAGGGTTTGACTATTGCCATCAAGAAATTGAATTCTGAAAGCAGGCAAGGAGTTGCAGAATGGCAG TCAGAGGTGAATTTCTTAGGAAGGCTTTCTCACCCCAACCTTGTAAAGCTGTTGGGATTTGGGCGTGAGGATGGCGAGCTATTTTTGGTGTATGAATTTATGCACCGTGGCAGCTTGGATAACCACCTGTTTGGAA GAGGTTCAAATGTTCGGCCACTTTCATGGGACAGAAGGTTGAAAGTGATGATAGGAGCAGCTAGGGGACTAAATTTCCTGCACTCCTTAGAGAAGAAAATTATATACAGAGATTTTAAGCCCTCAAATATACTACTTGACAAG GCATACACATCCAAGTTATCAGACTTTGGCTTGGCCAGATCTGTTCCTTCTGATGATCACACTCATGTATCAACACAGGTAGTGGGAACATGCGGCTATGCTGCTCCAGAGTACATTCGCACAG GTTTAATTATAGAGATCAAATGTTCAAATTGCAATCAGGACTTTCAAAATAGCAACAAAAAAAGTTACTCCATACATGAATTTACGATAATAGTAGTAATTTCGGTGTACACGGCAGTCATAAGAACAACGCACCTTGAGAGTCGCGGTGCGGTGGTGCAATGTTGCTGTCAACCGGTGATGATTTGGTGCGTTGTCTGGTCGTTCTCGCCGTGGCGAGTGGTGCCGCGATTTCAGATTTGTAGCCCTATCTTTACGGTGGCTATTTTGCTTCATGTTGAGTTCCTCTGA
- the LOC101514185 gene encoding probable serine/threonine-protein kinase PIX13 isoform X1, translated as MGNCNCLSLQPDDNPAPASETNNLSGRSIRLSAGLSNLRLIQNGNSTSLGRSSNSGRNSRLFSSSNNHSTGNNTSTSFWGSENSQASRVRDDEEFPYGQILDAANLKVFTLAELKEATKNFRLDSVLGEGGFGRVFKGLIKKSSGSKRGEGLTIAIKKLNSESRQGVAEWQSEVNFLGRLSHPNLVKLLGFGREDGELFLVYEFMHRGSLDNHLFGRGSNVRPLSWDRRLKVMIGAARGLNFLHSLEKKIIYRDFKPSNILLDKAYTSKLSDFGLARSVPSDDHTHVSTQVVGTCGYAAPEYIRTGHLYVKSDVYGFGIVLLEILTGKSINDITRLRQTNSLCDWLKSNLLNRGKLRSNMDARLEGKYPPNLASQLAQLALKCIQTEPKVRPSMKEVLEKLEQIEAANEKPADTIKKTNTSRVVQQHGRLDGG; from the exons ATGGGGAACTGTAACTGTTTGAGTCTTCAACCAGACGACAATCCCGCCCCTGCCTCTGAAACCAACAATCTATCAG GGAGAAGTATTCGGTTATCTGCTGGTCTCAGCAACTTGAGATTGATACAGAATGGCAATTCCACATCTCTTGGGCGTAGCAGCAACTCTGGAAGAAATAGCAGACTATTTAGTAGTAGTAATAATCACTCAACAGGCAATAATACAAGTACATCCTTTTGGGGCTCTGAGAATAGTCAGGCCTCTCGAGTAAGAGATGATGAGGAGTTCCCTTATGGGCAGATCTTGGATGCGGCAAACTTGAAAGTTTTTACTTTGGCAGAACTGAAGGAAGCCACTAAAAATTTCCGTCTTGACAGTGTGTTAGGAGAGGGTGGGTTCGGTAGAGTATTCAAGGGTTTGATTAAGAAGAGTTCGGGATCAAAAAGAGGTGAGGGTTTGACTATTGCCATCAAGAAATTGAATTCTGAAAGCAGGCAAGGAGTTGCAGAATGGCAG TCAGAGGTGAATTTCTTAGGAAGGCTTTCTCACCCCAACCTTGTAAAGCTGTTGGGATTTGGGCGTGAGGATGGCGAGCTATTTTTGGTGTATGAATTTATGCACCGTGGCAGCTTGGATAACCACCTGTTTGGAA GAGGTTCAAATGTTCGGCCACTTTCATGGGACAGAAGGTTGAAAGTGATGATAGGAGCAGCTAGGGGACTAAATTTCCTGCACTCCTTAGAGAAGAAAATTATATACAGAGATTTTAAGCCCTCAAATATACTACTTGACAAG GCATACACATCCAAGTTATCAGACTTTGGCTTGGCCAGATCTGTTCCTTCTGATGATCACACTCATGTATCAACACAGGTAGTGGGAACATGCGGCTATGCTGCTCCAGAGTACATTCGCACAG GTCATTTGTATGTGAAAAGTGATGTATATGGATTTGGGATTGTTTTGTTGGAGATACTAACGGGTAAGTCAATAAACGATATAACACGCCTTCGTCAGACAAATTCCTTATGTGATTGGCTCAAATCAAACCTATTAAACAGAGGGAAATTGAGAAGCAACATGGATGCAAGGTTGGAAGGTAAGTATCCACCCAACTTAGCATCACAACTAGCTCAACTTGCTCTCAAATGCATCCAAACAGAGCCCAAAGTTAGGCCATCAATGAAGGAAGTTCTTGAAAAATTGGAACAGATTGAAGCAGCGAATGAAAAACCAGCTGATACCATTAAAAAGACTAATACTTCTAGGGTAGTTCAACAACATGGAAGGCTAGATGGTGGTTAG